In the Flavobacterium pallidum genome, one interval contains:
- a CDS encoding pyridoxal phosphate-dependent aminotransferase — MEAGRRLWLKKIGIGMAGIGLANFNSFASPLVSENSMDRFETDAEFIFLRSNENPYGPSPLARKAFADNVNISNRYHWDVAEQLIADLAKKNSVKDENILLGAGSTEILDLVAKYASLDKGREPKVTGANYVIADPSYDYWTVTLDNLGLTKNKVPLTTDKKINLQAMLETVNQDTKLVYICNPNNPTGTICEREALAGFVTRIPQNTIILIDEAYLDFTQQQSLSNMVNDHKNIIIAKTFSKIYGLAGARIGYAIGNKAIIDDLANLQSNTNNSVSVLSKLAAIASLKDDKFVSDCYLLNENVRQYTISELRKLDCECISSNTNFIYFSLAKYHKDYFRQLEDHHIEGGRIYEEQGKWTRITIGKMDEMKAFIKAMQ; from the coding sequence ATGGAAGCTGGCAGAAGACTTTGGCTGAAAAAAATCGGAATTGGCATGGCCGGTATCGGGCTTGCAAACTTTAATTCATTTGCCTCTCCCCTCGTATCAGAAAATTCAATGGATCGTTTTGAGACTGATGCTGAGTTCATTTTTTTACGCTCAAATGAAAATCCCTACGGCCCCTCTCCATTAGCACGAAAGGCATTTGCCGACAATGTGAATATCAGCAACCGATACCATTGGGATGTTGCGGAACAACTGATTGCAGACCTTGCAAAGAAAAATAGCGTTAAAGACGAAAACATATTATTAGGAGCCGGTTCTACCGAAATTTTAGATTTGGTGGCAAAATATGCATCACTGGACAAAGGACGCGAACCGAAGGTGACCGGTGCAAATTATGTCATTGCAGACCCAAGCTACGACTATTGGACGGTTACATTGGATAATTTAGGTTTAACGAAAAATAAAGTACCGCTTACAACCGATAAGAAAATTAATTTGCAAGCGATGCTGGAAACTGTAAACCAGGATACAAAACTGGTTTATATCTGTAATCCAAACAATCCAACAGGAACCATTTGTGAAAGGGAAGCATTGGCAGGATTTGTGACCAGGATTCCTCAAAATACCATTATATTGATTGACGAAGCTTATCTGGACTTTACTCAACAGCAATCGCTCAGTAATATGGTAAATGATCACAAAAATATTATTATCGCCAAAACATTTTCCAAAATATATGGGCTGGCCGGAGCAAGGATTGGCTACGCCATCGGGAACAAAGCAATAATTGATGATTTGGCAAATTTGCAGTCCAATACCAACAATAGCGTGAGTGTATTATCAAAACTTGCTGCTATAGCTTCGTTGAAAGATGACAAATTTGTTTCAGATTGCTACTTGCTGAATGAAAATGTAAGGCAATATACTATCAGTGAACTCAGAAAGTTAGATTGCGAGTGTATTTCTTCTAACACAAATTTCATCTATTTTTCACTCGCAAAATACCACAAGGACTATTTCAGGCAATTAGAAGACCACCATATTGAAGGTGGAAGAATATATGAAGAGCAGGGCAAATGGACAAGGATCACAATAGGTAAAATGGACGAAATGAAGGCGTTTATTAAAGCAATGCAATAA
- the kdsB gene encoding 3-deoxy-manno-octulosonate cytidylyltransferase — protein sequence MKIIAVIPARYASTRFPAKLMQDLGGKPVILRTYEAALHTGLFDEVFVVTDSVIIYDAVVTSGGKAIMSIKEHESGSDRIAEAVENMDVDVVVNVQGDEPFIDAEPLAKLIQVFRDDTAGQVDLASLMCQITDENDINSPNNVKVVVDHNQFALYFSRSVIPYPREVNVGVRYFRHIGIYAFRKQALLDFYSLPMQSLEASEKLEQLRYLEFGKRIRMVETTHAGIGIDTPEDLEKARGMV from the coding sequence ATGAAAATCATCGCCGTCATTCCCGCCCGCTATGCCTCGACGCGTTTTCCTGCCAAACTGATGCAGGACCTCGGAGGCAAGCCTGTTATTTTACGAACTTATGAAGCCGCGCTGCACACCGGGCTGTTCGATGAAGTGTTTGTCGTTACCGATTCGGTCATTATTTATGATGCGGTCGTGACCAGCGGCGGCAAGGCCATTATGAGCATTAAGGAGCACGAATCCGGCAGTGACCGTATCGCCGAGGCGGTCGAAAATATGGATGTAGACGTGGTTGTCAACGTGCAGGGCGATGAGCCTTTCATTGATGCCGAACCTTTGGCGAAACTCATACAGGTTTTTAGGGATGATACAGCCGGGCAGGTCGACCTGGCCTCACTGATGTGCCAGATTACCGATGAAAACGACATCAACAGCCCTAATAACGTGAAAGTAGTGGTGGACCATAACCAGTTTGCATTGTATTTTTCACGTTCCGTCATTCCGTATCCGCGGGAAGTTAATGTGGGTGTGCGCTATTTCAGGCACATCGGGATATATGCCTTCAGGAAACAGGCGCTGCTCGATTTTTACAGCCTTCCGATGCAATCGCTGGAAGCTTCTGAGAAGCTGGAGCAGTTGCGGTACCTTGAATTCGGGAAACGTATCAGGATGGTCGAAACGACACATGCCGGCATTGGCATTGATACGCCCGAAGATCTGGAGAAGGCGAGGGGGATGGTTTAG
- a CDS encoding PQQ-dependent sugar dehydrogenase, which yields MRKITTFITLTAFFIAAESRSQINLGSTILQHTVVASGLNVPWDMAYGADGWIWFTELSGNIKRMNPDTFQIEQVFTIGDVALFGFSVGLHSIVMDPDFNNTHYLYVHYAYTNTTSKIVRYEYDALNNTLINPTIILGNIPAGVSHNGSRMVILGDKLFICLGDTYSTPAVAQNTSSINGKVLRMNLDGSIPDDNPTAGSYLWTLGHRNPQGMCYGNGMLYSSEHGTANNDEINIIEAGRNYGWPTVEGVCNTAAEITFCNANNVKEPIKTWSPSIAPAGIDLYQNTAIPEWDNSLLVAVLKNKQLIQLKLSEDGTQITQQNIYLTNTYGRLRDVLVIPDGRVFLCTSNRDYAGTPVAADDRIIELKNNALGIQNPDASKAVVYPIPAGNLIHIEPDTGVYWISIISMEGKEIYAGKYTPSVSVSAFASGMYSLQLMDADKKIVGRRKILMK from the coding sequence ATGAGAAAAATTACCACATTCATTACCCTGACCGCTTTTTTTATAGCTGCTGAAAGTCGGTCGCAGATCAATCTCGGTAGCACCATCTTGCAGCATACTGTTGTGGCCAGCGGCTTAAATGTGCCCTGGGACATGGCTTATGGCGCAGATGGCTGGATCTGGTTTACAGAGCTTAGCGGAAACATCAAGCGGATGAACCCCGATACTTTTCAAATCGAGCAGGTATTTACGATTGGCGACGTAGCGTTATTCGGGTTCAGTGTGGGGCTGCATTCGATTGTAATGGATCCGGACTTCAATAATACACACTATTTGTACGTGCATTATGCTTATACGAATACCACATCGAAAATCGTAAGGTATGAATATGATGCACTGAACAATACGCTGATCAACCCCACAATCATCCTCGGCAATATTCCTGCAGGTGTTTCGCACAATGGGTCGCGTATGGTGATATTGGGTGATAAATTATTCATTTGCCTCGGGGATACTTACAGCACACCGGCTGTGGCACAAAATACCAGCTCCATAAACGGTAAAGTACTACGTATGAACCTCGACGGCAGCATTCCGGATGACAACCCGACAGCGGGAAGTTATCTATGGACGCTTGGTCACAGGAATCCACAGGGCATGTGTTATGGCAACGGCATGTTGTACAGTTCAGAGCATGGAACCGCCAATAACGATGAAATCAATATCATTGAAGCAGGTAGGAACTATGGATGGCCTACTGTGGAAGGCGTGTGCAATACTGCAGCCGAAATCACGTTCTGCAACGCCAACAACGTCAAGGAACCCATTAAAACCTGGTCGCCATCCATTGCGCCGGCCGGAATCGATTTGTACCAGAATACGGCCATTCCGGAATGGGACAATTCGCTGTTGGTAGCGGTTCTGAAAAATAAGCAGCTGATACAACTCAAGCTCAGTGAGGACGGCACACAAATCACACAGCAGAATATTTACCTTACAAATACTTATGGCAGGCTACGCGATGTGCTTGTAATACCGGATGGGCGCGTGTTCCTCTGTACGTCAAATAGGGATTATGCAGGCACACCGGTTGCTGCCGACGACAGGATTATTGAGTTGAAGAATAATGCTTTAGGGATTCAAAATCCCGATGCCTCTAAAGCAGTGGTTTATCCCATCCCGGCTGGCAATTTAATTCACATCGAGCCTGATACAGGCGTGTACTGGATTTCGATTATCAGTATGGAAGGGAAGGAAATTTATGCCGGTAAATATACTCCGAGTGTCAGCGTGAGTGCTTTTGCATCAGGGATGTATTCCTTGCAATTGATGGATGCGGATAAGAAAATCGTAGGCAGGCGAAAAATCCTGATGAAGTAA
- a CDS encoding spermidine synthase has protein sequence MVRRLLSYIIPVNVASRKSEWSKNLEITWNNGELVMDSKNTNYSYGSLQRILRKGLQAIGFDEIQAMEHILVLGVAGGSVIKTITDEIGFKGKITGVDIDAGVIALANEYFGLDAIPNLEIVIDDAFEFVLKTKDRYDLIIIDIFQDTAMPNFLFESFFSKRIHFLLRAKGILLFNTMLLSKQDNIRNDDYVSELQQLGFDTEVIPRVEEHNELIVARKV, from the coding sequence ATGGTCAGGCGTTTGCTCAGTTATATTATTCCCGTAAATGTTGCCAGCAGGAAATCCGAGTGGAGCAAAAACCTCGAAATCACCTGGAACAACGGAGAGCTGGTCATGGATTCCAAAAACACCAATTATTCCTACGGCAGCCTGCAGCGCATCCTCAGGAAAGGGCTCCAGGCGATCGGCTTTGACGAAATCCAGGCTATGGAACACATCCTCGTGCTGGGTGTGGCCGGAGGAAGCGTCATTAAAACCATCACCGACGAGATCGGTTTTAAGGGAAAGATTACCGGGGTGGACATTGACGCAGGGGTGATTGCACTGGCCAATGAATATTTCGGGCTGGATGCCATACCAAACCTGGAAATCGTGATTGACGATGCGTTTGAATTTGTATTGAAGACCAAAGACCGCTACGACCTGATCATTATCGACATTTTCCAGGATACCGCCATGCCGAATTTCCTTTTCGAATCGTTCTTTTCAAAAAGGATTCATTTCCTGCTCAGGGCAAAAGGGATTTTGCTGTTCAACACCATGCTGCTCAGCAAGCAGGACAATATCCGCAACGACGACTATGTCAGTGAACTGCAACAGCTGGGATTTGATACTGAAGTGATTCCGCGGGTGGAAGAACACAATGAGTTGATTGTAGCAAGGAAAGTTTGA
- a CDS encoding EamA family transporter, with the protein MKNWIVLALISMFFAGLTSVIAKMGLKNVSSDTGLAVRTISVVIIVAINAFFFQSAKDFKNLSTNDILILSASGITAGLSWVFYFRAVKLGDVAQVALIDKGSIIITILLSLFLLNEQFTWKIAVGGGLIIAGLLVLTLK; encoded by the coding sequence ATGAAAAACTGGATCGTCCTTGCGCTTATTTCAATGTTTTTTGCCGGGCTTACATCGGTTATTGCGAAAATGGGGCTGAAGAATGTCAGCAGTGATACCGGATTGGCGGTCAGGACAATCTCAGTCGTGATCATCGTGGCCATCAATGCATTCTTTTTTCAGTCGGCAAAGGATTTTAAGAATCTCTCGACTAATGACATCCTGATACTGTCCGCTTCGGGAATTACAGCCGGATTGTCGTGGGTCTTTTATTTCCGTGCCGTAAAATTAGGCGATGTGGCACAGGTAGCCCTGATCGATAAAGGCAGCATCATCATCACGATTTTGTTGTCGCTTTTCCTGTTGAACGAACAGTTTACGTGGAAGATTGCAGTAGGAGGCGGCCTGATTATTGCCGGACTTTTAGTACTTACGCTTAAGTAA
- a CDS encoding Swt1 family HEPN domain-containing protein produces the protein MNWKEAKYIENNLYELPGHWLKIEYFEALNILFRVENLLRMFVYIILKNEYGEKWKDLSVTSDDDENSTIGAIAKKRLSQDKDYAYLGYVITSPLLHLTSGELIRIIVSDTYWKYFKKYFPGSRDIIKNKLDEIGNVRNSLAHFRPLKKGDIELVKQNANHTLSVIEQTIKDFMDCPDIVPTNTDEDWYKELTLLKHQEIQLNYKQSKNEEFIKFLIDFEPPKLSEEDGFLGYTVRTLNLKTDNLLLNYPNLTKYVISCTERIPYGYTITPKSNKIIKQITLTISRNTLKGNYVKIKSELEKILLEVTNEIDLIKEDNLARGKLVEVVRCHYEKVEKYHSLKSTLFRTELTEQTPVEYWGNLNYISKDFTTDTDKYPWMPVDVSEDKKSLF, from the coding sequence ATGAATTGGAAAGAAGCAAAATATATAGAGAATAATTTATATGAATTACCAGGACATTGGTTAAAAATAGAGTATTTTGAAGCCTTGAATATTCTTTTTCGAGTTGAAAATTTATTGCGAATGTTTGTATATATCATCTTAAAGAATGAGTATGGTGAAAAATGGAAAGATTTATCAGTAACTTCTGACGATGATGAAAATTCAACGATAGGCGCCATAGCAAAAAAACGACTTTCTCAGGATAAGGATTATGCATATTTAGGCTATGTTATCACCAGCCCTTTATTACATCTCACAAGTGGTGAATTAATCAGAATTATTGTATCCGATACATATTGGAAATATTTCAAAAAGTATTTTCCTGGTTCACGGGATATCATAAAAAATAAATTAGATGAGATTGGAAATGTGAGAAACTCTTTAGCTCATTTTAGGCCTTTAAAAAAAGGAGATATTGAACTGGTAAAGCAAAATGCAAATCACACTCTTTCAGTAATTGAACAAACAATTAAAGACTTTATGGACTGTCCAGATATTGTTCCGACTAATACTGATGAAGATTGGTACAAAGAGTTAACTTTGTTAAAACATCAGGAAATACAATTGAACTATAAACAAAGTAAAAATGAAGAATTTATAAAATTCTTAATTGATTTTGAGCCGCCAAAATTAAGTGAGGAGGATGGATTTTTGGGATATACTGTGAGAACTTTGAACCTTAAAACTGACAACCTATTACTAAATTATCCGAATTTAACAAAATATGTTATTTCTTGCACAGAAAGAATTCCCTATGGATATACAATTACACCAAAGAGCAATAAAATTATAAAGCAAATTACTTTGACAATTAGTAGAAACACTCTAAAAGGCAATTATGTAAAAATTAAATCTGAGCTTGAAAAAATTTTATTAGAGGTAACAAATGAAATTGATTTAATTAAGGAGGACAATTTAGCCAGGGGAAAATTAGTAGAAGTTGTACGGTGCCACTATGAAAAAGTTGAAAAATACCACTCCTTAAAATCTACATTATTTAGAACAGAATTAACTGAACAAACTCCTGTTGAATATTGGGGGAACTTAAACTATATTTCAAAAGATTTTACCACTGATACTGATAAGTATCCCTGGATGCCAGTCGATGTATCAGAGGACAAAAAGTCATTATTTTAA